In one Tachysurus vachellii isolate PV-2020 chromosome 24, HZAU_Pvac_v1, whole genome shotgun sequence genomic region, the following are encoded:
- the LOC132839880 gene encoding zinc finger protein 664-like isoform X2 — MEVLWSSVTEVSLRNSPQQLKQEEGQQEFQDFFLPTMQPMSTLMQHLEDSSGETHKLQEDVNSLILDIKTEPDLLDIESFVYNDEREDLLTSKDGWECDSEQGDEFTIEQCDDGRGTLTIIKKEPLEEDLLLCGELPPNCKPESIEISNSEEEEEECDISLEGSVEVNMTGECSYLPSAKVFKSCSECGKVFSTSSSYNRHMRIHRGERPFQCFQCSKTFTQFSSFKIHQRIHTGEKPYHCSECGKTFSRLDALHLHQRTHTGEKPYQCAHCPKTFTRLHVLQNHQRTHTGIKPYQCSHCAKTFTRLCSFKIHTRRHTGEKPYLCGTCGKQFADASNLKNHQRVHTKERPYQCALCNKTFIQLGHLTSHRRKTHIIETVTVL; from the exons ATGGAGGTTTTGTGGAGCTCAGTGACGGAGGTGTCCTTAAGGAACAGCCCACAGCAGCTGAAACAGGAGGAAGGGCAGCAG GAATTTCAGGACTTTTTTCTGCCTACGATGCAGCCCATGTCCACGTTGATGCAACACCTTGAAGACAGTTCTggagagacacacaaactccaGGAAGATGTGAACAGTTTGATACTTGACATTAAAACAGAACCAGATCTATTGGATATCGAATCATTTGTATACAATGATGAGCGAGAAGATTTACTGACCTCTAAAGACGGATGGGAGTGCGACTCTGAACAGGGGGACGAGTTCACCATCGAGCAGTGCGACGACGGACGCGGTACGTTAACTATTATTAAAAAGGAGCCTCTGGAAGAAGACTTGCTTTTGTGTGGTGAGCTTCCACCAAACTGTAAACCTGAATCAATAGAAATTTCTAatagtgaagaagaagaagaagaatgtgaCATATCGTTGGAGGGAAGTGTGGAGGTCAACATGACAG GCGAGTGCTCCTACCTGCCCTCTGCTAAAGTCTTTAAGTCATGCTCTGAATGTGGAAAGGTGTTTTCTACCTCATCCTCCTATAACAGGCACATGAGGATACACAGGGGTGAACGGCCTTTCCAGTGCTTTCAGTGCAGTAAGACGTTCACCCAATTCTcttcatttaaaatacatcagaGGATACACACCGGAGAAAAGCCTTATCACTGCTCCGAATGTGGAAAAACTTTCAGCCGCTTAGACGCCCTTCACCTCCATCAGAGAACTCATACCGGAGAAAAGCCGTACCAGTGCGCTCACTGTCCCAAAACCTTCACTCGCCTACATGTGCTTCAGAACCATCAGAGGACGCATACTGGCATAAAGCCATATCAGTGCTCACACTGCGCTAAAACCTTTACACGCTTGTGCAGCTTTAAAATACACACCAGAAGGCACACCGGAGAGAAACCTTACCTGTGTGGAACCTGCGGGAAACAGTTTGCGGACGCCTCAAACCTGAAGAACCACCAGAGGGTCCACACGAAAGAGCGGCCATATCAGTGCGCGCTGTGCAACAAGACCTTCATTCAGCTGGGTCACCTGACAAGTCATCGGAGAAAAACCCACATTATAGAGACAGTAACGGTCCTCTGA
- the LOC132839880 gene encoding zinc finger protein 239-like isoform X3, whose amino-acid sequence MQPMSTLMQHLEDSSGETHKLQEDVNSLILDIKTEPDLLDIESFVYNDEREDLLTSKDGWECDSEQGDEFTIEQCDDGRGTLTIIKKEPLEEDLLLCGELPPNCKPESIEISNSEEEEEECDISLEGSVEVNMTGECSYLPSAKVFKSCSECGKVFSTSSSYNRHMRIHRGERPFQCFQCSKTFTQFSSFKIHQRIHTGEKPYHCSECGKTFSRLDALHLHQRTHTGEKPYQCAHCPKTFTRLHVLQNHQRTHTGIKPYQCSHCAKTFTRLCSFKIHTRRHTGEKPYLCGTCGKQFADASNLKNHQRVHTKERPYQCALCNKTFIQLGHLTSHRRKTHIIETVTVL is encoded by the exons ATGCAGCCCATGTCCACGTTGATGCAACACCTTGAAGACAGTTCTggagagacacacaaactccaGGAAGATGTGAACAGTTTGATACTTGACATTAAAACAGAACCAGATCTATTGGATATCGAATCATTTGTATACAATGATGAGCGAGAAGATTTACTGACCTCTAAAGACGGATGGGAGTGCGACTCTGAACAGGGGGACGAGTTCACCATCGAGCAGTGCGACGACGGACGCGGTACGTTAACTATTATTAAAAAGGAGCCTCTGGAAGAAGACTTGCTTTTGTGTGGTGAGCTTCCACCAAACTGTAAACCTGAATCAATAGAAATTTCTAatagtgaagaagaagaagaagaatgtgaCATATCGTTGGAGGGAAGTGTGGAGGTCAACATGACAG GCGAGTGCTCCTACCTGCCCTCTGCTAAAGTCTTTAAGTCATGCTCTGAATGTGGAAAGGTGTTTTCTACCTCATCCTCCTATAACAGGCACATGAGGATACACAGGGGTGAACGGCCTTTCCAGTGCTTTCAGTGCAGTAAGACGTTCACCCAATTCTcttcatttaaaatacatcagaGGATACACACCGGAGAAAAGCCTTATCACTGCTCCGAATGTGGAAAAACTTTCAGCCGCTTAGACGCCCTTCACCTCCATCAGAGAACTCATACCGGAGAAAAGCCGTACCAGTGCGCTCACTGTCCCAAAACCTTCACTCGCCTACATGTGCTTCAGAACCATCAGAGGACGCATACTGGCATAAAGCCATATCAGTGCTCACACTGCGCTAAAACCTTTACACGCTTGTGCAGCTTTAAAATACACACCAGAAGGCACACCGGAGAGAAACCTTACCTGTGTGGAACCTGCGGGAAACAGTTTGCGGACGCCTCAAACCTGAAGAACCACCAGAGGGTCCACACGAAAGAGCGGCCATATCAGTGCGCGCTGTGCAACAAGACCTTCATTCAGCTGGGTCACCTGACAAGTCATCGGAGAAAAACCCACATTATAGAGACAGTAACGGTCCTCTGA
- the nxnl1 gene encoding nucleoredoxin-like protein 1, with protein sequence MVDLFFHKVLVKNNKDRDELDTEREIILRLQNRILMLFFGSGDCERCQEFAPTLKDFFKKLTDEFYVERSAQLVLLYISYDTTEEQQDKFLKELPKRCLFLPFEDPYRKELGVMFEVEDIPTVVVLRPDCSVLSPNAMMEICSLGTDCFQNWQEAAELIDRNFLMNEEYDESKRRSFTDAIRRQKYKVEDKKKKKKKEQDGEEDDDGGGGGGGGPWG encoded by the exons ATGGTGGATCTCTTCTTTCACAAAGTTCTGGTGAAAAACAATAAGGACCGTGATGAGTTGGACACAGAGCGCGAGATCATCCTGCGCCTGCAGAACCGGATCCTCATGCTCTTCTTCGGCTCCGGTGATTGTGAGAGGTGTCAGGAATTCGCACCTACACTCAAAGACTTCTTCAAGAAGCTAACAGATGAGTTCTACGTCGAGCGCTCAGCTCAGCTGGTCCTGCTCTACATCTCATACGACACCACGGAGGAGCAGCAGGACAAGTTTCTGAAGGAGCTTCCCAAACGCTGCCTCTTCCTGCCCTTCGAAGATCCTTACAGGAA agaGCTGGGGGTTATGTTCGAGGTGGAGGATATACCCACGGTGGTGGTTCTGCGTCCTGACTGCTCGGTTCTCTCTCCCAATGCCATGATGGAGATCTGCTCTCTGGGAACTGACTGCTTCCAGAACTGGCAGGAAGCAGCTGAACTCATCGACCGCAACTTCCTGATGAACGAGGAGTACGACGAGAGCAAGAGACGAAGCTTCACAGATGCCATCCGCCGGCAGAAATACAAAGTGgaggacaagaagaagaaaaagaagaaagagcagGATggagaggaggatgatgatggaggagggggaggaggaggaggacctTGGGGTTGA
- the si:ch211-114l13.9 gene encoding pyrin — MSSIGFLLLNTLDELVKEDFERFKWSLTNNNAQGFEPISRCKLENAKQRDIVDLMVNQYEPPGAAKVTVQVLKQIGQNKLANDLEKKLKAEAQVEAAEGDGVSSSSSSSSQAAKVSVNISADSGSNISAPALSGTFNGPVNINYSSTSK; from the exons ATGTCCTCCATCGGTTTCCTGCTCCTCAATACCTTGGACGAACTGGTCAAGGAGGACTTTGAGAGATTTAAATGGTCCCTGACAAACAACAATGCACAGGGTTTTGAACCTATTTCCCGCTGCAAACTGGAGAATGCTAAACAACGTGACATTGTGGACCTGATGGTGAATCAGTACGAACCACCAGGAGCTGCCAAAGTCACCGTACAGGTTCTTAAACAGATAGGACAGAACAAACTCGCCAATGACTTGGAAAAGAAACTGAAGGCAGAAG CCCAAGTTGAGGCAGCAGAAGGAGACGGTgtatcttcctcttcctcctcttcttctcagGCTGCTAAAGTGTCAGTAAACATCTCAGCTGACAGTGGAAGCAACATCAGTGCTCCTGCTCTGTCTGGAACCTTTAATGGCCCTGTGAACATAAACTACAGCAGCACTTCAAAGTGA
- the LOC132839880 gene encoding zinc finger protein 79-like isoform X1, whose protein sequence is MHDAASSILYCGILSFYWCDAFLWTKSLTLVSSDHNTLFHMVLGDWIYLFANSSQEFQDFFLPTMQPMSTLMQHLEDSSGETHKLQEDVNSLILDIKTEPDLLDIESFVYNDEREDLLTSKDGWECDSEQGDEFTIEQCDDGRGTLTIIKKEPLEEDLLLCGELPPNCKPESIEISNSEEEEEECDISLEGSVEVNMTGECSYLPSAKVFKSCSECGKVFSTSSSYNRHMRIHRGERPFQCFQCSKTFTQFSSFKIHQRIHTGEKPYHCSECGKTFSRLDALHLHQRTHTGEKPYQCAHCPKTFTRLHVLQNHQRTHTGIKPYQCSHCAKTFTRLCSFKIHTRRHTGEKPYLCGTCGKQFADASNLKNHQRVHTKERPYQCALCNKTFIQLGHLTSHRRKTHIIETVTVL, encoded by the exons ATGCATGATGCTGCCAGTTCCATTCTTTACTGTGGGATTCTGTCCTTTTATTGGTGTGATGCGTTTTTATGGACAAAAAGTCTAACCTTGGTTTCATCAGACCATAACACATTATTCCACATGGTTTTGGGAGATTGGATTTACTTATTTGCAAACTCTAGCCAG GAATTTCAGGACTTTTTTCTGCCTACGATGCAGCCCATGTCCACGTTGATGCAACACCTTGAAGACAGTTCTggagagacacacaaactccaGGAAGATGTGAACAGTTTGATACTTGACATTAAAACAGAACCAGATCTATTGGATATCGAATCATTTGTATACAATGATGAGCGAGAAGATTTACTGACCTCTAAAGACGGATGGGAGTGCGACTCTGAACAGGGGGACGAGTTCACCATCGAGCAGTGCGACGACGGACGCGGTACGTTAACTATTATTAAAAAGGAGCCTCTGGAAGAAGACTTGCTTTTGTGTGGTGAGCTTCCACCAAACTGTAAACCTGAATCAATAGAAATTTCTAatagtgaagaagaagaagaagaatgtgaCATATCGTTGGAGGGAAGTGTGGAGGTCAACATGACAG GCGAGTGCTCCTACCTGCCCTCTGCTAAAGTCTTTAAGTCATGCTCTGAATGTGGAAAGGTGTTTTCTACCTCATCCTCCTATAACAGGCACATGAGGATACACAGGGGTGAACGGCCTTTCCAGTGCTTTCAGTGCAGTAAGACGTTCACCCAATTCTcttcatttaaaatacatcagaGGATACACACCGGAGAAAAGCCTTATCACTGCTCCGAATGTGGAAAAACTTTCAGCCGCTTAGACGCCCTTCACCTCCATCAGAGAACTCATACCGGAGAAAAGCCGTACCAGTGCGCTCACTGTCCCAAAACCTTCACTCGCCTACATGTGCTTCAGAACCATCAGAGGACGCATACTGGCATAAAGCCATATCAGTGCTCACACTGCGCTAAAACCTTTACACGCTTGTGCAGCTTTAAAATACACACCAGAAGGCACACCGGAGAGAAACCTTACCTGTGTGGAACCTGCGGGAAACAGTTTGCGGACGCCTCAAACCTGAAGAACCACCAGAGGGTCCACACGAAAGAGCGGCCATATCAGTGCGCGCTGTGCAACAAGACCTTCATTCAGCTGGGTCACCTGACAAGTCATCGGAGAAAAACCCACATTATAGAGACAGTAACGGTCCTCTGA
- the LOC132839676 gene encoding procollagen galactosyltransferase 1-like, which yields MHRGVLLLSGAAALLALAPCWGSFPEERWNPESPLLAPRVLLALLCRNSERSLPHVLGAIDRLHYPKDRIAVWVATDHNADNTASVLREWLIKVQTLYHYVEWRPQEEPSEYEDEVGPKQWTDLRYKHVMMLRQAALETARQMWADYFLLVDCDNLLTNPDVLWKLMKENKTIVAPMMKSRAAYSNFWCGMTSQGYYRRTPDYMPIRSQERRGCFPVPMVHSTFLLDLRKQASSQLAFYPPHPDYTWAFDDVIVFAFSARMADVQMFVCNRETYGYIPVPLHTHHSLRDEVDNFLHTLLEVMVHGSPVDPSGHLSVPHKLPDKLGFDEVFVINLLRRSDRRERMLRTLWEQEITCKIINAVDGKALNDSQIRALGIRMLPSYSDPYHGRPLTKGELGCFLSHYNIWTEIVERGLQRSLVLEDDLRFELFFKRKLQKLMQDVEAEGLDWDLIYIGRKRMQVDHPEKPVPNIQNLVEADYSYWTLGYMISLQGANKLLRVEPLTKMLPVDEFLPIMYNKHPVDDYMSHYDVRDLLAFSAEPLLVYPTHYTGDPGYISDTETSTVWNNETVHTDWDRQRSEKNQAMHSHATSDL from the exons ATGCACAGGGGCGTGCTGCTGCTCTCCGGCGCCGCGGCGCTGCTCGCGCTCGCCCCGTGTTGGGGATCTTTCCCGGAGGAGCGCTGGAACCCCGAGTCTCCTCTGCTGGCACCGCGCGTTCTGCTCGCGCTGCTGTGCCGTAACTCGGAGCGGTCACTCCCGCATGTCCTCGGCGCCATCGACCGCCTCCACTACCCCAAGGACCGCATCGCTGTATG GGTGGCGACGGACCACAACGCAGACAACACGGCTTCGGTCCTTCGCGAGTGGCTCATTAAAGTTCAGACTCTGTATCACTATGTGGAGTGGAGACCACAGGAGGAACCCAG CGAGTATGAAGACGAGGTCGGACCGAAGCAGTGGACCGATCTACGTTATAAACACGTGATGATGCTACGGCAGGCAGCGCTGGAAACCGCCAGGCAGATGTGGGCCGACTATTTTCTG ttggTGGACTGTGATAATCTTCTCACTAACCCTGACGTCCTCTGGAAACTgatgaaggaaaataaaactaTTGTGGCACCAATGATGAAGTCCAGAGCTGCGTACTCCAACTTCTGGTGCGGAATGACCTCTCAG ggCTACTACAGGCGTACACCAGACTACATGCCCATAAGGAGTCAGGAGAGGCGTGGCTGTTTCCCCGTCCCCATGGTCCACTCCACCTTCCTGCTGGATCTGAGGAAACAGGCCTCCAGCCAGCTGGCCTTCTATCCTCCACACCCGGACTACACCTGGGCCTTCGACGACGTCATAGTGTTCGCCTTCTCCGCCCGcatggcag ATGTTCAGATGTTCGTGTGTAACAGAGAGACGTATGGCTACATCCCTGTCCCGCTGCATACCCATCATTCCTTGCGAGATGAGGTTGATAACTTCCTGCACACGCTGCTGGAGGTCATGG TGCACGGTTCTCCGGTGGATCCCTCAGgtcatctctctgtccctcacaaACTCCCTGATAAACTGGGCTTTGATGAG GTGTTTGTGATTAACCTGCTGAGACGTTCAGATCGTAGAGAGAGAATGTTGAGGACTCTGTGGGAGCAGGAGATCACCTGTAAGATCATCAACGCAGTGGACGGCaa agCACTGAATGACAGTCAGATCCGTGCTTTAGGGATCAGAATGTTACCGAGTTACAGTGATCCGTATCATGGCAGGCCGCTCACTAAAGGAGAACTTGGCTGCTTCCTGTCTCACTACAACATCTGgactgag atTGTAGAGCGGGGACTGCAGAGATCTCTGGTTCTAGAAGATGATTTGCGCTTTGAGCTCTTCTTTAAAAGGAAACTGCAGAAACTGATGCAGGACGTGGAAGCAGAAGGACTGGACTGGGATTTAAT TTACATCGGGAGGAAGCGGATGCAGGTGGATCATCCAGAGAAACCGGTTCCCAACATCCAGAACCTAGTGGAGGCCGACTATTCCTACTGGACGCTGGGCTACATGATCTCATTACAAGGAGCCAATAAGCTGCTGAGGGTGGAGCCTCTGACCAAAATGCTTCCTGTAGATGAGTTTCTGCCCATCATGTACAACAAGCACCCAGT GGACGACTACATGTCTCACTATGATGTGAGGGATCTGTTGGCGTTCTCTGCTGAGCCGTTACTCGTCTACCCCACCCACTACACGGGCGACCCGGGGTACATCAGCGACACCGAGACGTCCACCGTGTGGAACAACGAGACCGTTCACACCGACTGGGACCGACAGCGTTCAGAAAAGAACCAAGCCATGCACTCGCATGCTAcctctgacctttga